The Desulfotomaculum sp. genome has a segment encoding these proteins:
- a CDS encoding phospholipase, translated as MKADGVFEGGGVKGIGLIGAVAGMEEAGYVFENMAG; from the coding sequence AAAGCAGATGGCGTTTTTGAAGGCGGCGGAGTTAAGGGAATTGGCCTGATCGGCGCGGTTGCCGGGATGGAAGAGGCAGGCTATGTATTTGAGAATATGGCGGGGG